The Polynucleobacter sp. JS-JIR-5-A7 region GATCTGCTCTGCTACTGACCAAATCATTTGATTGAGGTCTGCACTTTGCTTGGTTACGCCGTTGACCGATAGGGTAATTTTCCCACTCTGAAAATGCCCCACTTGCGCCACAGGAAAGATCGGGCCAATAGGAGCAGAATAGTCAAAAGACTTACCAATTTCCCAAGGCTTTTTTTGATCCCCCATAAAACGCTGTAGATCTCTTCGAGTCATATCCAGACCCAAGGCATATCCATATACATGCTCTAGCGCTTTTTCTACTGGAATATTCTTGCCACCCTTGCTGATTGCAGCGACTAACTCAACTTCATAGTGATAGTTTTTAGTCAAGCTTGGGTAGGGATGATCGACGATTTTATTGGGAGCCACAAATTGAATGGCATCAGTTGGTTTTTGAAAAAAGAATGGCGGCTCTCGAGTGGGGTCAGAACCCATTTCTCTAGCATGAGCGGCATAATTTCGACCAATACAATAAATACGTCTGACAGGAAACTCTTCTGCACTGCCAGCGATGGGAACATAAGTTTGCCCAACGATAAATGGAGTTTTGATAGAAGCCGCCTGGGTCTGACCTGAGACTGCCGCCGTTGTGAAGGCAGCAGCACCAAGGCTTATTTTGAGGGCACTACGACGACTCATATTTTTATTGATACTCATGTTGTCTCCACTATCAAATAGATTGCACAATCTTAATACTAATTTAAAGAGTGAATGAAGTCATAAATCAGGGTAAGCTAGCGCCATGAACTCTGCTAAAAAAGTACTTCATGCCCAGCTGCTCATTGTGATATTGGCCTTACTTAGTGGGTGCGACAGAGAAACCTATACGACTTGGACTTGTCATTCCGCCAGCGAAACCAAAATCCCCATGGTGCTTCGTAAAGCACAAATGGAGTTTAAAGGGGGCAAGCTTGATTACTGTGGCAGCCTAGGTAATCTCAGCTATTTTGCTCAACAATGTCCCGCTCAAATTGAGCAATCAGGAACATTATTTACACCCTCCACTGGCCTACTTATTATGAATGGTCAAGAGTATCAATGCTCAGCTCTCTAGGTAGCATTTCAGATGAATAAACTGAGTCCCAAGAAACTGCTACTCACTAAGTGGACTGCAGTAAAGCCGATTGCCAAACAAAAGCATTTTCTAGTGAGCAAGGTCATTCTTCCCGAACCCCCTAATGAAAAAATAGAGTTCGTCGAGATTGAGGCCGTCTATAGCAAGAAGACGACACAGATTGCTTGGCGTGACCTCACTAATAGTGAGCTATGGGTACAAGGCTGGAAATAAAAAAACCGCCTCAACAATTGAGGCGGCTCTTTGGCTAATATACGGAGAATTAGTCAGACTTTTTCTTCGATGATGGTGTTTTCTTAACCAATTCATCAATATTTTTTTCTGCAGCATCCGCAACTTCATTCACAATACGGCGCCCTTCTTTAAACATATTCTGACCAGTAGTAGACATTTCGTGAACCACTTTAGATAACTTGTCGGCATGTGCTGGCATTTTATTTTCAGCATCTTCAAGCCAAGTTACCAGTGATGCGCGTACTTTTTCAAGATGCTTCTCTGTTTCATCAGCAGCACCCTCACTCAAGTCTTTCAAGACAGCTTTCACTTTCTTTTGGTAAGCGTTCGCCCGTTTAGCAGCTTCTTTTGTTGCTTCATCTTGCAAATCCTTCAACTTCGCCAAATCATTTTTAGCGGCAGATTTTGCACTATCTAAAGCATTCTTCATGCCCCACTCAATCTCAGCTAAGTGATGTTCACTCAATTTTTTTGCAGCCTCTAGCAAAGTATGTGAATAATCAAATAATTCTTTGGCTTTTTCACGTTGCCATTTTTGCAGTTCTTGTGCATCCATTTTTTAACTCCTATCAATATGGGGTTTATCAAATCTCTCATATCCACTCTATACCGAAATTGGCAGACTGCCAATTCCTTCTAATTTATGGCATTAAAATGACAATACCATGGAAAAACACAGTATTTATGAGGCCATTGGGGGCATCGATAAGGTAGATGAATTGGTCGATCGTTTCTATGATCTCATGGCACTAGAACCCCAGTTTGCCGAGCTTCAGGCTATCCATCCACCAGATTCAACCAGCTCTCGAGAAAAGCTTAAGTTCTTCCTCACAGGCTGGATGGGCGGACCTGACATTTATTCACCCAAATATGGGCACCCTATGCTGCGTGCTCGTCATCTGCATTTTAAGATTGGCATCCTAGAGCGCAACCAATGGCTAGCATGTATGTATCGTGCGCTTGAAGAGTGTGGCATTGACGGTAATATTGCCAAGCAACTAGAAGAATCCCTCTTCAATACTGCCGATTGGATGAGAAATCAGCCCAACTAGTTAGACTCAATCTAATTTTGCACCTGCTTGTTTTACTGCTTTTGCCCAACGCGGCATTTCAGCAGCAAGGAACTTTGTAAATTGATCGGCATTGAGATAAGCAGGATCTGCGCCTTGTTCAATCATTTTTTTCTGAATATCTGGAGACTCTAAAGTCTCTTTAAATGCTTGACTCAATTTATTAGTGATATCGAGCGACGTTCCTTTAGGAGCAAGAATTCCATAAAAGCCCACCACCTCCAAATTGGCAACGCCCGTTTCCAATACAGTCGGCGTATTCGGTAGAGCAGGATTGCGTTTAGCACTTGTAACTGCTAATGCTTTAACCTTGCCTTGCTTCGCATAGTTGGCTGCTTGAGGTACAGACTCTGCCATAAATTGCACGTGTCCTGCTATCAAGTCTGTAAAAGCCGGGGCGCTGCCCTTAAAAGGAATGTGCACCATAAAAATACCCGTCTCACTTTTCAGCATTTCGGGTACTAAATGAGAAATTCCACCATTGCCAGCTGAACCATAGTTGAGCTTTCCGGGATTGGCTTTGGCATAAGCTATAAATTCTTTTAAGGTATTTGCACTCACCTCTTTATTCACAATCAATGCAAGCGGTTGCTGCGCTGTTCTCGCAATAGGCTGAAAATCTTTTAAGGTGTCATATGGTGACTTTGTATAAATTGCTGGATTAATCACCATCGTTCCAGTGTTTGCTAGCAATACGGTATAGCCATCAGCAGGAGACTGCATGACAAATTGTGCGCCAACCGCACCACCGGCGCCCGCTTTGTAATCGACAATCACCGGCTGGCCTAATACGGATTGCAACTTATCGCTGAGCAATCGAATATGGGCATCTAAAGGGCCTCCCGCTGGAAAGCCAATAATGATCTTGATGGGTTTATCGGGATATGCTGCGTACGCCACCCCACTAGACAATCCTAGGGCAATACTCAACAACAATATCCTGATAATTAGTATGGGCTTAGGCATTAATGGGTACTTTTCTTTGACTTCGATACACTTTACCTTAAAGTCAATTTAGAGAAATAAGCAATGATCGAAAGCGCCCTGCAATTATTAAGTGACCCCAATGCTTGGATCGCTTTTTTAACACTCTCCGCCCTGGAAATTGTTCTGGGGATAGACAACATTATTTTTATTAGCGTCATTGCCAATAGACTGCCAATAGAAATTCGGGAAAAAGTACGTCGCTTTGGCCTGTTCTTTGCTTTAGCCACCCGCATCTTATTATTACTCAGCCTGACTTGGGTAATGAGTCTTACCACCCCACTCTTCACATTGTTAGATCATTCTATTAGCGGTCGTGATCTCATCCTATTGCTGGGTGGATTCTTTTTAATCTGGAAAGCATCGAAAGAAATCTACGTTGAAGTAGAAGTGGGCGAACACGATGCACAAATTGAAAATGTCGATAGCGCTACGGTCAAAAAGTCGATTCCCGCTCTATTTCTTAGCTCTGTATTACAGATCGGCTTACTCGATATTATCTTCTCGCTCGACAGTGTGATTACGGCAGTAGGTATGGTCGATGAAATCAGCGTCATGATTGCGGCCGTGATTGCTTCGATTCTCATTATGCTGATTGCTGCCAAGCCAATTGGCGACTTTGTACAACGTCACCCTTCTATCAAGGTCTTAGCCCTCTCCTTCTTGACGGTGGTTGGCGTGGTACTGATTGCAGAAGGTATGGGTATGCATATTCCTAAGGGCTATGTATATGTTGCGATGGGATTCTCCCTCACCGTTGAGTTATTGAATATTCGCTCGCGTGAGAAGAAAAAACTCAAGAAAAGTCATTAGTACTGGGGCTACCTAAAGGGCTTGAGCACAAGCATGGCCACTTGCCCAGGCCCACTGAAAATTGTGACCCCCTAAGTGCCCGGTGACATCAACACATTCACCAATGAAATATAAACCTGGATGTTGGCGCGACATCATCGTTTGCCCATCTAAGTCTTTTGTATCTACACCGCCTAGCATGACCTCAGCCTTTTTCCAACCCAAAGTTCCGGCCGGCTTCACAGCCCAATTGGTGATGAGCTCTTTGAGGGCCTGACGATCTTTCTTGGATACCTCGGCCCACTTACGCCCCAGCAGATTTCTTTGCTCTGCAAAAGCTTTGGCGAGCCTTTGGGGTAAAACAGAAGCCAAAATGGTTTCTGTCAGCTTAAGACGATTGTCTTCATTGTTAAATAAGGTATCGCAGTTAAAGCCACCTGGTCGCTCAATGGCACCTAACCAATCAATATGGATAGGCTCACCCTCAAGCCAATAACTACTGGCTTGTAGTACCGCAGGTCCAGATAAACCTTTGTGGGTCAGCAACACATCTTCATTAAAGCGACATGCGCCATAACGATAGCCTTTAGAGCCAGATGCGATCCGGACTGGAACACTCAGACCAGCAAGCTCATTCAGATTACCAAAGGTCTCTGCAGTAAATGAGAGCGGCACTAATGCCGGCCTAGGATCAACCACCTCAAGACCAAACTGTTTTGCAATATCAAGAGAGTAAGCAGTTGCGCCAATTGCGGGAACAGGCAAGCCGCCCGTCGCCATGACTACAGAATGGGTTTTCTCTACACCCTCGCTGGTATGAATGAGCCAATGCTCACCCTCTTTTGTAACAGCTGCTACTACTACGGGATTACGGATTACGACTTTTCCTGTGGCACATTCAGCGAACAACATCTCGATAATCTGCTTGGCAGAATCGTCGCAAAATAATTGCCCTTGATGTTTCTCATGGTAGTGAATGCCATGAGCAGTCACGAGTTTGATGAATTCTTTTGAGGGATATTTTGCTAAGGCACTCTTTACAAAATGAGGATTGAGCGAGAGAAAATTAGCAGGGCTGCTATGGACATTAGTAAAGTTGCAACGCCCTCCACCGCTAATACGGATCTTTTCACCTAAAACTGGTGCATGATCTAAAACGAGTACTTTTTTGCCAAGCTGACCAGCTACACCAGCACAAAACAGACCAGCTGCACCGCCACCGATAACGATGGCATCCCAAGCCTTCGTCATGATTTATTCAAAGCGATCAATGATCTCAGAAGAGATATTGAGTTTTTTCATGTGTAGCTTGGTATAGGCCTGACGAAAATTCTTGGTCATTGAAATCATGACAGAGGCAGTCCATGCAAAAGAAAACATCCCCGAGAAGGCAATGATGACTGCCAGCATTTTCCAGCCATCTGGCAGAATATCTTCCATGAAACCCATCGCGGTATAGGTGCTGCCACTAAATAAAATGCTTTGCCCTAAAGTAGGCACCAATTTAAATACAAACAGCGCGATACCCCAAATAAAAATTTCTGTAATGTGGGTGAGGAATAAACAAAATACACTAATGTAAAAGCAGGCAGCAACCGTAGAATATTTTTTCTCAGCTAAATACAGAAAAGTTTTGACTTCATAGCGCTTAGCAATCTGCAGTAACAAAACACCATGAAATACCATCACCACCAATAACATGACTCCACCTAAGAGGTAGCCGGGTAGGTCTAAATTGCTAGCAATGCTAGTTTGTGCAGGGTTCATAAATGGATTCGATTGTCTTTAGGCTATTTTACTTTGGCCGACAATGCCTTTAGGCCAATTGATACCAGTCTTGAATGATCTTCCAAGCTTCTTGGGCAGTCTCGACAAAATGGATCGCTTTCATATCCTCTTGATCAATCACCCCAAACTGCACCATTCCCTCAAAGTTCACCATCTCATTCCAAAAAGCTTTGCCTACTAATATGACTGGGATGCTAACTACCTTTTTAGTCTGCATCAAAGTTAACACCTCAAATAGCTCATCAAAAGACCCAAAGCCACCAGGATAAGCAACGATGGCCCTAGCTCGCAACATGAAATGCATCTTACGTAAAGCAAAGTAATGAAAGCGGAAACTTAAGCCTGGACTGATATAAGGATTCGGGTGCTGCTCTCTTGGCAAACTAATATTAAAACCAATCGTTTGATCACCCGCTTCAAATGCACCACGATTAGCCGCCTCCATAATTCCCGGGCCACCGCCAGTACAAATGTGTAACTTGTTAGAACTCAGTTGTTGAGTCGCGTTGTAATGCGCTACTAAAGCCCCGAAGTCTCTAGCAGATTCGTAATACTGACTATGAAGTAATGCTTTCTTGGCAGACTCCAACTCTGTAGGCGTCTTGGCATCCTTGATGAATACTTCTGCATGCTCTCGACTGACAAAACGGGTAGAACCAAATACTGTAATCGTATGGTCTATGCCATGTTCTTTTAGCAGTATCTCAGGCTTGAGTAATTCCAATTCAAAGCGAATACCGATCGTTTCCCTGCGAGACAAAAATGCTTCATCGTCAAAAGCAAACTTATAAGAATCAACGGAATCTTGTTCAGACGTCTGACTCTTGTGAAGATTTAAAAACTCAGTAATGGTTTGAGCATTATTAATGGGAAGCTTTGGACTCATATTGCTACCTTAAAACATCTATGTGAAATCATCTTATCCTTTGTGCTTCCCCACTCAATATTCTCAGTATTAATACCTAGTTTAACCAGGAGAATCAGCCACCAGGGCTTGCGAGGATTTACTGAGGCTCTAAGTAGAGTTAATATTGACAGAATTTAAACCAAACCGAGGGAAAATCCATGAGCAACCGTTCAATCATCATTATGGTACTTGTATTAGTTGGTGCCACAGCCTACTTACTCCTCAAGGGCGATGGCAATATTGATATGGGCGGTGAAAAGCATGGTGCTGAAGCAGTTCATATTGAAGATGCTAAAAAAGATGCTCCTCCAGCAGCTCCGGCGGCACCAGCAGCAGCCCCTGCAGCTGACGCGAAGAAGTAATTCTTCAATAGCAAATGAAACCGCGGTTCGCCGCGGTTTTTTTATACTTACTGAATGAACAAAGTTCTTTTCTTCCTCGCAATACTGTGGATTTCACAATCTAGCTATAGCCAACCCTCTGGCCAGTCCTATCGCCCCATGAAAACTATTGATCCCTCCATGATTTCCTCGTTTGCGCCTACAGGCACTCTACGTGTTGGCATTAACTTAGGTAATCCCATTTTGGCCAATGAAAATCCTGTGAGCCACCAAGCCCAGGGAGTGACGGTTGATATCGCCCAAGAAATCGGGAAGCGTATTGGCCTACCAGTCAAACTCATTCCATTCAAAACAGCAGGCAATACAGTGGATGCCGTGAAGACTGGGGAGATTGATTTAGTGTTCGTAGCAATTGATCCCGTCAGAGGCGCTGATATTAGCTATACGCCAGCCTATATCCAGATTGAAGGTGCTTATATGGTCAAAGCTAGCTCACCCATTAAGATAAATGAACAAGTTGACGTAGCTGGTAATGAAATCGTAGTTGGCAAGGGGAGCGCCTATGACCTCTACCTCACACGAGAAATCAAACATGCCACTCTTCTCCGAGCTGCAAGCTCACAAGCAGTCGTGGATGACTTTATGTCAGGTAAAGGTAATGTGGCAGCAGGCGTAAAACAGCAGCTAGAGAGTGATGCCAAGCGCTATGAGGGATTGCGGATGTTGCCAGGTCGCTTTATGGCAATCAATCAAGCCATTGGTATTCCGAAGGCAAGGCCCCAATACGAACTGACCACTGCATATTTAAGCGATGTGATTACTCAGCTCAAGCAATCCGGCTTTGTGGCACAAGCATTGCAACGCCATCAGATTGAAGGCGCTAAGGTAGCGGACTAAGCTTACCCAATAAAGTAGCTCAATTAGCTAAATTCCAATGCATTCAGAGCGATACTACTGGCATGACCTTAGCACCTAGCAAGCTCGATATCCTCCAAGCGCTGAGTCCACTCGGCCCACTCATGCGCCTCAAGCGTGAGCCTGCTGAGCATAAGGGTCACGCTGGTAAAGCCGTCTTGATCGGTGGTGCACCTGGAATGGCAGGCGCCCTCCTCCTTGCCGGAAATGCTTGCCTTCATCTTGGTGCTGGCTGGACCATATTAGAAATGCTTGATCCTGCGTCTGCACGCGCTGATAGCAATCAACCTGAACTCATGATTCGCCTGGCTAACAATGAACCTAGCGAGGTATTAAATCAAAACCAACCTGATGTCATTGCGATCGGACCTGGGCTTGGTAATTCTGCATTAGCGATTAAATGGCTCAAGGCTTGCCTGGCTTATCCCAAGGTTCCGTTGATTATTGATGCAGATGCACTCAATCTGATTGCAGACTCAACTGAGATACTCAGTGCACTTCAACTACGCAATCAACAATTTCCAGGTCAAAGTATTCTGACTCCTCATCCAGGTGAAGCGGCCCAGTTATTAAAATCTTCATCCGCAGAAATTCAAGTAGATCGCTTCAGCTCGCTTCATCAATTAGTTCAGTTAACTCAGTCTATGGTTGTTCTCAAAGGTCAACACACCTTAATTGCGGGACCCCAACACTCTGCAGTTCAATGTGAAGCCGGTAATCCCGGTATGGGCACCGGTGGCATGGGTGATGTATTGACCGGCAGCATTACAGCAATCGCTGCTCAAGGGGTGCATCACCATCTGAATCTTTGGGACTCTAGCTGCATCGCTGTTCAGCTCCATGCTTGCGCTGCCGATAGCCTAGTACAAAAAGGGGTTGGCCCAATAGGGTTAACTCCTTCTGAAGTAATTGCAGAGATGAGAAGCCTCCTGAATAAACTGTTATAAAACCGTATGCAATCCACTAGCGCTGAACATCACCACCGACGTTACCTCTATGGCATTTTGATGGCCGGAGTGGGCTCCATGCTCTTTTCCGGTAAAGCTGTATTGGTAAAGCTGGCTTTTGGTTATGGGGCCAATGCAGAAACTTTATTAGCATTACGTATGCTGATGGCACTTCCAATGTTTTGGAGCGTCTACTGGTGGGAGTCTCGCAGAAAACCAATGAGTCCGATTACTTGGCAAGACCGTGGCAAATTATTTTTCCTCGGTTTCTTAGGATACTTTTTATCTAGCTATATTGATTTCTTGGGACTGCAATATATCTCCGTTGGATTGGAGCGCATTGTTCTCTACCTGACACCAACGATTGTTTTACTCATTTCCTACTTTGCTTTAAATAAGCACATTTCAAGAATGCAGTGGTATGCCCTTGTGGTGGGATACCTTGGGGTATTTGTCGTCTTTATTCAAGATGCGAGCTCGACAGGCATTCATGCATGGCTAGGGATGATATTAGTCTTTGGTAGCGCGTGTAGTTATGCCATCTATATGATCGGCTCTGGCGAAATGGTCAAGCGCATTGGTAGTGTGCGCCTAGTAGTCTACGCAAGCACGGCGTCTGCAGTATTTAGCGTGATTCAATCCTCACTGTATAACCCTAGCGCTGTGTTTGAACAGGCTGCACAGATTTACTGGCTCAGTCTTCTCAATGCAGGATTGTGCACAGTGATTCCCATGTTCCTCGTGATGATTGCGATCAATCGCATAGGCTCACCACTCGTTGCACAGGCCGGCATCCTCGGTCCTGTCTCCACTATTTTCTTGGGTTACTTTATTTTGTCTGAGCCAATTACTTTGATGCAGATTGGCGGAATGGTGCTGGTGATTGCTGCTATGTGGTTGTTAGTACGTAACGATGCCCCAAGAAAAAAGTCATCTGACTCTAAAACATCCGATGACTTTAATG contains the following coding sequences:
- a CDS encoding NAD(P)/FAD-dependent oxidoreductase; the encoded protein is MTKAWDAIVIGGGAAGLFCAGVAGQLGKKVLVLDHAPVLGEKIRISGGGRCNFTNVHSSPANFLSLNPHFVKSALAKYPSKEFIKLVTAHGIHYHEKHQGQLFCDDSAKQIIEMLFAECATGKVVIRNPVVVAAVTKEGEHWLIHTSEGVEKTHSVVMATGGLPVPAIGATAYSLDIAKQFGLEVVDPRPALVPLSFTAETFGNLNELAGLSVPVRIASGSKGYRYGACRFNEDVLLTHKGLSGPAVLQASSYWLEGEPIHIDWLGAIERPGGFNCDTLFNNEDNRLKLTETILASVLPQRLAKAFAEQRNLLGRKWAEVSKKDRQALKELITNWAVKPAGTLGWKKAEVMLGGVDTKDLDGQTMMSRQHPGLYFIGECVDVTGHLGGHNFQWAWASGHACAQAL
- a CDS encoding NAD(P)H-hydrate dehydratase produces the protein MTLAPSKLDILQALSPLGPLMRLKREPAEHKGHAGKAVLIGGAPGMAGALLLAGNACLHLGAGWTILEMLDPASARADSNQPELMIRLANNEPSEVLNQNQPDVIAIGPGLGNSALAIKWLKACLAYPKVPLIIDADALNLIADSTEILSALQLRNQQFPGQSILTPHPGEAAQLLKSSSAEIQVDRFSSLHQLVQLTQSMVVLKGQHTLIAGPQHSAVQCEAGNPGMGTGGMGDVLTGSITAIAAQGVHHHLNLWDSSCIAVQLHACAADSLVQKGVGPIGLTPSEVIAEMRSLLNKLL
- a CDS encoding TIGR02450 family Trp-rich protein — translated: MNKLSPKKLLLTKWTAVKPIAKQKHFLVSKVILPEPPNEKIEFVEIEAVYSKKTTQIAWRDLTNSELWVQGWK
- a CDS encoding ABC transporter substrate-binding protein — translated: MNKVLFFLAILWISQSSYSQPSGQSYRPMKTIDPSMISSFAPTGTLRVGINLGNPILANENPVSHQAQGVTVDIAQEIGKRIGLPVKLIPFKTAGNTVDAVKTGEIDLVFVAIDPVRGADISYTPAYIQIEGAYMVKASSPIKINEQVDVAGNEIVVGKGSAYDLYLTREIKHATLLRAASSQAVVDDFMSGKGNVAAGVKQQLESDAKRYEGLRMLPGRFMAINQAIGIPKARPQYELTTAYLSDVITQLKQSGFVAQALQRHQIEGAKVAD
- a CDS encoding LOG family protein, encoding MSPKLPINNAQTITEFLNLHKSQTSEQDSVDSYKFAFDDEAFLSRRETIGIRFELELLKPEILLKEHGIDHTITVFGSTRFVSREHAEVFIKDAKTPTELESAKKALLHSQYYESARDFGALVAHYNATQQLSSNKLHICTGGGPGIMEAANRGAFEAGDQTIGFNISLPREQHPNPYISPGLSFRFHYFALRKMHFMLRARAIVAYPGGFGSFDELFEVLTLMQTKKVVSIPVILVGKAFWNEMVNFEGMVQFGVIDQEDMKAIHFVETAQEAWKIIQDWYQLA
- a CDS encoding group II truncated hemoglobin; this translates as MEKHSIYEAIGGIDKVDELVDRFYDLMALEPQFAELQAIHPPDSTSSREKLKFFLTGWMGGPDIYSPKYGHPMLRARHLHFKIGILERNQWLACMYRALEECGIDGNIAKQLEESLFNTADWMRNQPN
- a CDS encoding DMT family transporter codes for the protein MQSTSAEHHHRRYLYGILMAGVGSMLFSGKAVLVKLAFGYGANAETLLALRMLMALPMFWSVYWWESRRKPMSPITWQDRGKLFFLGFLGYFLSSYIDFLGLQYISVGLERIVLYLTPTIVLLISYFALNKHISRMQWYALVVGYLGVFVVFIQDASSTGIHAWLGMILVFGSACSYAIYMIGSGEMVKRIGSVRLVVYASTASAVFSVIQSSLYNPSAVFEQAAQIYWLSLLNAGLCTVIPMFLVMIAINRIGSPLVAQAGILGPVSTIFLGYFILSEPITLMQIGGMVLVIAAMWLLVRNDAPRKKSSDSKTSDDFNEVEPLN
- a CDS encoding fumarylacetoacetate hydrolase family protein gives rise to the protein MSINKNMSRRSALKISLGAAAFTTAAVSGQTQAASIKTPFIVGQTYVPIAGSAEEFPVRRIYCIGRNYAAHAREMGSDPTREPPFFFQKPTDAIQFVAPNKIVDHPYPSLTKNYHYEVELVAAISKGGKNIPVEKALEHVYGYALGLDMTRRDLQRFMGDQKKPWEIGKSFDYSAPIGPIFPVAQVGHFQSGKITLSVNGVTKQSADLNQMIWSVAEQIAKLSEANEIFPGDIIYSGTPENVGPVVKGDVIRCTIDRLPDLVIKVV
- a CDS encoding tripartite tricarboxylate transporter substrate binding protein — translated: MPKPILIIRILLLSIALGLSSGVAYAAYPDKPIKIIIGFPAGGPLDAHIRLLSDKLQSVLGQPVIVDYKAGAGGAVGAQFVMQSPADGYTVLLANTGTMVINPAIYTKSPYDTLKDFQPIARTAQQPLALIVNKEVSANTLKEFIAYAKANPGKLNYGSAGNGGISHLVPEMLKSETGIFMVHIPFKGSAPAFTDLIAGHVQFMAESVPQAANYAKQGKVKALAVTSAKRNPALPNTPTVLETGVANLEVVGFYGILAPKGTSLDITNKLSQAFKETLESPDIQKKMIEQGADPAYLNADQFTKFLAAEMPRWAKAVKQAGAKLD
- a CDS encoding TerC family protein, which encodes MIESALQLLSDPNAWIAFLTLSALEIVLGIDNIIFISVIANRLPIEIREKVRRFGLFFALATRILLLLSLTWVMSLTTPLFTLLDHSISGRDLILLLGGFFLIWKASKEIYVEVEVGEHDAQIENVDSATVKKSIPALFLSSVLQIGLLDIIFSLDSVITAVGMVDEISVMIAAVIASILIMLIAAKPIGDFVQRHPSIKVLALSFLTVVGVVLIAEGMGMHIPKGYVYVAMGFSLTVELLNIRSREKKKLKKSH